From Apis mellifera strain DH4 linkage group LG5, Amel_HAv3.1, whole genome shotgun sequence, the proteins below share one genomic window:
- the LOC100576359 gene encoding integrator complex subunit 11 produces the protein MPDIKVTPLGAGQDVGRSCILVSMGGKNIMLDCGMHMGFNDERRFPDFSYIIPEGPATNYIDCVIISHFHLDHCGALPYFTEMVGYTGPIYMTHPTKAIAPILLEDMRKVAVERKGESNFFTSQMIKDCMKKVIAVTLHQSVMVDSELEIKAYYAGHVLGAAMFWIRVGSQSIVYTGDYNMTPDRHLGAAWIDKCRPDLLISESTYATTIRDSKRCRERDFLKKVHECIDRGGKVLIPVFALGRAQELCILLETYWERMNLKVPVYFALGLTEKANNYYKMFITWTNQKIKKTFVQRNMFDFKHIKPFDKAYIDNPGAMVVFATPGMLHAGLSLQIFKKWAPNEANMVIMPGFCVQGTVGHKVLNGSRRIEFENRQIVEVKMAVEYMSFSAHADAKGIMQLIQYCEPKNVMLVHGEFAKMEFLKEKIKQEFGTNCYNPANGETCVITTISKVPVDASLALLKAEAKKYSALPPDPKRRRLLHSVLMLREDGVCLVDADEVTKAAGITKHVVRFTSTVQVRDPGPAHSTTLKLLQPLKERLSGWTVQLTDGSISVESVLVKVEGDEDDQKSVYVSWTNQDEDLGSYILGFLQTMLN, from the exons ATGCCAGATATTAAAGTTACACCTTTAGGAGCTGGTCAAGATGTTGGAAGAAGTTGCATTCTTGTATCAATGGGTGGAAAGAATATTATGTTAGATTGTGGCATGCATATGGGCTTTAATGATGAAAGGAGATTTCCAGATTTTTCATACATAATCCCTGAAGGTCCAGCAACTAATTACATAGATTGTGTGATTATTTCACACTTTCATTTAGATCATTGTGGTGCTCTTCCATATTTTACAGAAATg gtAGGTTATACTGGACCAATTTATATGACACATCCAACAAAAGCAATTGCACCAATTTTACTTGAAGATATGAGAAAAGTTGCAGTAGAACGTAAAGgagaaagcaatttttttacatcacaAATGATAAAAGACTGTATGAAAAAAGTTATTGCTGTTACATTGCATCAATCTGTAATGGTTGATTcagaattagaaataaaagcaTATTATGCAGGACATGTACTTGGTGCTGCAATGTTCTGGATTCGTGTTGGTTCACAATCAATTGTATATACAGGAGATTATAATATGACACCTGATAGACATTTAGGTGCTGCATGGATAGATAAATGTAGACCAGATTTACTAATATCAGAATCAACATATGCAACAACCATTAGAGATTCTAAGAGATGTAGAGAAAgagatttcttaaaaaaa GTTCATGAATGTATAGATAGAGGTGGCAAAGTATTAATCCCTGTATTTGCTCTTGGACGTGCACaagaattatgtatattattggaAACATATTGGGaacgaatgaatttaaaagttCCCGTGTATTTTGCTTTAGGATTAACTGAAAAagctaataattattataaaatgtttattacttggacaaatcaaaaaatcaagaaaactTTTGTACAAAGAAATATGTTTGATTTTAAACACATAAAGCCATTTGATAAAGCATATATTGATAATCCTGGAGCTATGGTAGTATTTGCTACTCCAGGTATGTTGCATGCAGGATtatctttacaaatttttaaaaaatgggcTCCAAATGAAGCAAATATGGTTATTATGCCTGGATTTTGTGTCCAAGGCACTGTTGGacataaagttttaaatggttctagaagaatcgaatttgaaaatcgaCAGATTGTAGAAGTTAAAATGGCAGTAGAATATATGTCTTTTTCTGCTCATGCAGATGCAAAAGGTATTAtgcaattaatacaatattgtgAACCAAAAAATGTTATGCTTGTACATGGTGAATTTgctaaaatggaatttttaaaagaaaaaataaaacaagaatttGGAACTAACTGTTATAATCCTGCAAATGGTGAAACTTGTGTTATCACAACTATTTCCAAAGTGCCAGTAGATGCCTCTTTAGCATTATTAAAAGCtgaagcaaaaaaatattcagctTTGCCACCAGATCCTAAGCGAAGAAGATTACTCCATAGTGTTTTAATGTTACGAGAAGATGGAGTATGTCTTGTAGATGCAGatgaa gtaACAAAAGCTGCAGGAATAACAAAACATGTAGTAAGATTTACATCCACTGTACAAGTAAGAGATCCTGGTCCTGCACATTCAAcaactttgaaattattgcaaccattgaaagaaagattatcAGGTTGGACAGTTCAGTTAACAGATGGATCAATATCTGTTGAATCCGTTTTAGTAAAAGTAGAAGGTGATGAAGATGATCAAAAAAGTGTATATGTATCATGGACAAATCAAGATGAAGATTTGGGTAGTTATATTTTAGGATTTTTACAAACaatgttgaattaa